DNA from Brevibacterium sp. 'Marine':
CCACAACTGGCACCTGCTCTTCCTCGCCGGCGGCATCGCGGGCCTCGTCATGGTTCCCCTTCTGATCTGGAAACTGCCCGAGTCCGAGGTCTTCCTCATCGCTCAGGAACTCAAACGCAACCCCGCCGCTGCACAAGCGGTGGACGCAGACGCCGCCGATCCGGCCGGCTCTGTCGACGGCACTGTCGACGCACAGGTGAAGACCGGAATGGCCGGACTCTTCGCAGGCAAGCTCGCGCTGGTGACCATCGGCGTGTGGGCAGCGAGCTTCATGGGACTCCTGCTCGTCTACGGACTCAACACCTGGCTGCCGAAGATCATGGCCGACGCCGGCTACGAGGTCTCTGATTCGCTGGTCATGCTCTTCGTCATGAACATCGGCGCCGTCGTCGGACTCGTCCTGGCCGGCTGGTTGGCCGACAAGCACGGGACGAAGAAGATCGTGCTCATGTGGTTCGTCCTCGCCGCGATCTTCCTCGCCGCACTGTCGATCCCGATGACCAGCCAGGTGCTGCTCAACCTCGCAGTGTTCATCACGGGAGTCTTCGTCTTCTCCGCCCAGGTGCTCGTCTACGCCTTCGTCTCGGCCGTCTACCCGCCTCAAGCCCGCGGCACCGCGCTGGGCATGGCCTCGGGCATCGGGCGGATCGGTGCCATCGTCGGCCCCTTCATCACCGGTGCCCTCGTCACCGCGGGCATCGCCTACCCGTGGGGCTTCTACCTCTTCGCCGTCGTCGCTCTGTTCGGCTTCGCGGCCATGGCGATCGTGCCGAGATCCGTACGCTGAGGCCGCTGGCATCCGTGCAGTGACGTCTGTAGGAGTGTTACTTCGGGAGTACAAGTTCTCACTGGATTGCTCTGCATTATCCGATGCAGCGTTTCTGCATTTTCCGATGTAGAGAGTCTGCATTATCCGATCCAGGATGTCTGCTTTGTTCGGCCTGGAGTGTTGGATAGCGGCCTGCAGTTCGGGCTCAAAGCGGCCGGCGCACTGCGGATCGAGGGTGCGAGAGCAAGTAGCAAGACAATGACTGCCCTCAACGCCGCGAATTCGTTTTCGTTTCTGGATGACGATCAGACGCAACGAGTCGTGGAGATCGCTTCCGAATCAATTCTGGCCGGCGAGACACCAAAACTTCTGGACGAATGGCAGACCGCGCCCGCGCAGATCCCGGACACGATCATCAACCGCATCATCCGGCGCTCCCGGCCCGGGGCAGTCGGGCCGGAAGTGCGGCTGGCTACCCCGTCGGGTGTGGTCACCGCCGGTGCCGTGTTCGACGCGGACACAGTGACGGCCACCTCCCTCTTCCGCACGGCACGAGTGCTCATGCGAGGGCAGGTGGCCGTCATCGACTAAGTGTCACCAACCGTTGTGGCGACCGTTCTTCCCTGCGTTCTTGCCTCCGGGGTGGTCGCCGTCGCGGCTGCCCCAGTGGTTGCCGTTCTTCCCTGCGTTCTTTCCGCCGGGATGATCGCTCGAACCGTCGGCGTTCGCATCATCGCCTGCGCCGTCGGCGTTGTCTCCGGCATCCGCTTCATCGGAACCGTCGGCGTCGTCGTCCCCGCCCTCATCTGAGGAGTCGAAGAGACCGACGACGACCGGATCATGGTCGGAAGCCCGGAACTGGTCCGGCGCGTAGAGGTTGGCGATGTTGTAGTTGAAGCGGCTGTATTCGAGCGCCAGGGACTCGACCGAGTTGATGTTCCAGACATCGGCCCCGGTGACCGAGTCGAAGGCCGACGGATCCGTACCTGCATCGTTGCCCGCGTCCGAGGCGTCGAGAGCGAGGACATGGTCGAGGCTGCCGGTGCGCGAGCCATAGACATAGGTGGATTCGTCCGTCTTCTCAGCGGCGATGTCCTTGTATCCGGCCTCGTAGAAGACCTGCATCGGGTCTTCCTGAGTGTAGGAGTTGAAGTCACCGAGGAGATAGACGAGGTCGCTGTCCGCGGCCTCCTGCTGGTCACCGGCGAACCCGACGAGCGATTCGGCCTGCTTGACGCGATCAGCATTCGACGCGCCCTGACCGTCGCCGGAGTCCTCGTTGCCCGGACCTGAGCCCGACCCCTTGGATTTGAAGTGGTTGGCGATCGTCACGAAGGTCTTGTCCTTCTCGACCTCACCGGAGTCGTCCTTCGGAGCGAACGCCTGGGACAGGGGTTCGCGAGCGTTGGAGAACGCATCCTGATCGTCAAGGATCGTGGACTCGTTCTGCGGGGCCACTTCGGCGGGTTGGTAGATCAGGGCTGTGCGGATGACGTCCTCATCGGACGGGACCGCGGACGGGGATTCGACGAAGTCCCATTTCTGGGTCCCGGCCGCCTCGTTGAGGCGTCTGACCAGCGTCGCCAGCGCGTCATCGCGGTCCTTGCCGAAGGCGGCGGAATTCTCGATCTCCATGAGCGAGACGACCGAGGTGTCGAGCTTGTTGATCGCGGTGACGATCTTCGTCTCCTGCCGCTTGAGGCTCTCCGCGTTCGCGGCACCGCGGGCATCGCAGCCGCCGCGGACGGTGATGTGGTCACCATTGCGGTCGTCGTAGTACTGGCACCCTGAGAGCTGGTCGCCTGTGGTGGTGAAGTAGTTGAGCACGTTGAAGCTGGCGAGGCTGACCTGCCCGCCGACGGCCTCGGGGGCGTCGGTGCGGGTGTCGGTGAACGTGGTCGGCTGCACCGCCTCGGCGTTGGCTCCGGTCAGGCGGGTCGTCGGCTGGAACCGCCACTTCTCGTGATCGAAGCCGAGCACCACCGGTGAGGTGAAGGTCGCCTGCGCGCCGACGCGGACCGGGTCCTCCTGGCTGAGGTACGGCAGGGGGATGTCCTTGTCGGCCTTGAGGAAGTTCACGGTGGCACCGTCGTCGAGGACGACCTCGCGGTCGAGGTTCTCGGTTTCCAGGGCTTTTGCCTCGGGGGTGCCGGGGCGGTGGACGTCGGTGGGTTGGGGCAGGGTGCCCTCACCGGTGGCGAGGACGACCTCACCGTAGGTGTTCGTGTTGTAGTTGTCGGCGACGGTCAGCGATTCGCTCGGCTGGACGAGCATGCCTTCGAGCGATTCGCGCTTCTCGTCTCCTGCGGGGAAAGCGTCTTCGACGGGTTTGACCGCCTCGGCGGGTTCGTCGACTGTTTCGAAGCCGGACGCGGATACGGAGATCTGAGTCTGTCCGTAGTGTTCGGACACGGTGCCGGTGACCTCGACGTGGTCGTCGATGCTGATATCGGCCACGGTGTCGGGGGAGTAGACGAAGATGCCGTCCGAGGCCCCGGGGGTCGCGTCATCGGCGCCTGCTCCACCGGTGCCCGGGGTCTGGATGTAGTAGCCGTTCAGCCCGCCCTCGGGGTAGGCGGCGGTGACGACACCGCGGGTGGTCACGGTCTTGCCCTGGACGGGGCTGGCGTCGCCGGTGCCCTGGATATCGGCGATCGGGGTGACGCCGTCGGGATCCAGGTCACCGCCGTCGCCGTCGGGCAGGGCATTCGGGGTGGGCGCCGCCGACGTCCATGCGTCGTCGGTGAGCTGGATCGACTGGCCGCCGGCGGCCGTCGCGCCCGTCGGCTCGGCTTCCTGTCCGACGACCGGTGCGGGGGTATAGACGTTCTTCGCGCCGGTGACGCCCTTGCCGCCGACGACGCCGCCGATCTGCTGGAAGTCGACCAACTCACCGTCATCGTCGATGACGAAGGCGCTCGAACCGTATTCGCCGTCGGCGGCCGAGCCGGCCTTGACGGAGTTCGTGACCGGCACGTCGATGGCCACGGCACCGGAATCACCGACCGTCGTGTCCTCGGGCGCGGTGATCGTGTTCTCCTGCGCATAGACGCTGCCGCCGCGAGTCACCGAGCCGAAGGTCCAGCCCGAGACATCGGTGCCGGGATCGGCGGCGATCTCGATGAAGTCGGTCTCGAGAGTGTAGGCGATCTCGGAGATGTGGATGCCGTCTGCCGCAGCGTCTGCTGCGACTGCGGGCGTCGGTGCGAGGGGAAGGGACAGGCCTGCGACGAGGCTGAGCGCCGCGGCGGAAGAGAGAGTTGTCGTGACTTTCATGGGAGCCTTTCGGGCGGATGAGCGGCTGTGCGCATCGTGACGATCACGTGCGCGGTCCCTTGCACCCTAGCGGCTCACTCATCGACGACAGCGGCGAAGATGTGAACAGCTTGTGAACAGTCGGACAGTCCACTGAGTGCTGCAGGTGGCACTCATCCTACACAACTCACCCTGCCCCCGAACTACCCGACGGCGGCCCAGCAACCTCGCGCGAGGTTGCTGGGCCGCCGTCGGGTAGCAATTAGGAGGTGAGGGTGGCGGCGAGCTCGTGGAAGTCACGGCTCGGGTTGCCGAAGCGGTGCAGGGTCATCGACACCGCCTGCTCCTGCACGTAGTACCGAAGCTCCACTCGTCCCGAGGTTGTCACCGGCTCATCGATGATCGCGACCTCCGGACGGGGTGCGGCTGCAGCCAGCAGCTCGTCCTCGAACCGACCGAGAACGCGGATGCGGGCACCCACCGTGTCGTCGTAGCGACCCTGACCGACCATCTCGGCGAACTCGGCGGCCGACTCCGTGCGGGCGGGAACACCGGCATTCGTCACCGCGATCTTCACCTCGGCTGCCACATCCTCGGCCACGGACAGCTGCACCGGGGAATCGACCGTGGCGGCCGCGTGGAGGGAGCGTTCGAGATCGAACAGGCTCGCCTCGGCGGTCACGCGCAAGGTGACCGGGCGGGGACGGTAGCGGAAGATGTTCGCCTCCGCGCGCAGTCCCGTGTGGTCCTTCGCCGCACCGAATTCGGCTTCGAACCAGCGCTTGTCATCGGCCTTCGCCGCCTCGAGGTCCTGGTTGCCGGCATCGGCGAAATGGCCGAAGAGCATGAGGTAGTTCGGGCCGCCTGCCTTCGATCCCAGCCCCACCGAGGACTGCTTCCAGCCGCCGAAGGACTGCCGACGCACGATCGCACCGGTGATTCCGCGGTTGACGTAGGCGTTGCCGACCTCGACGCGATCGAGCCAGGTGGCGACCTCCTCGGGGTCGAGGGAATGGATGCCGCCGGTGAGGCCGAAGTCCACGGCATTCTGGAACTCGATGGCCTCATCGAGGTCCTTGGCATGCATGAGACCGAGCACCGGACCGAAGACCTCGGTGAGGTGGAAGAAGGAACCGGGTTTGACCCCGTCCTTGATTCCCGGGCTCCACAGGCGCCCCGAATCGTCGAGCTGCTTGGGCTCGAGCAGCCAGGATTCGCCGGGCTCCAGCGTCGTCAGTGCCCGACGCAGCTTGTCCGACGGGTCCTCGGTCAGCGGGCCCATGGTCGATGCGAGGTTCGAGGGCCAATCGACGACCATCGACGAGGCGGCATCGACGAGCTGGCGACGGTAGCGCTCGGAATCGTAGGTCGACCCGACCATGATGCCCAACGAGGCGGCCGAGCATTTCTGCCCGGCATGTCCGAACGCCGAGTACACGAGGTCGGCCATGGCGAGGTCTCGGTCCGCCGCCGGGGTGATGACCAGTGCGTTCTTGCCCGAGGTCTCCGCATTGACGTGGAGTTCGGGACGGAAGGACTTGAACATCGCCGCGGTCTCCGAGGCACCGGTGAGGATGACCCGGTCGACATCGGGATGCGAGACGAGATGCTGGCCGAGCTCCCGCTCGACCGGTGCGCACAGCTGCAGCACGTCCTTGGGCACTCCGGCCTGCCACAGGCAGTCGACGATGAGTGCCGAACAATGCGGGGTCGGCTTCGACGGCTTATGGATGACTGCGGATCCGGCCGCCAGCGCCGCAACGGTGCCGCCGGTGGGGATCGCCACGGGGAAGTTCCACGGGGGAGTGATGACGACCATCTCATCGGGAGTGAACTCCGCGCCCTCGAGGTTGTCGAGCTCGAGCGAATTCAGCGCGTAGTAGCGGATGAAGTCGATGGCCTCGGATACCTCGGGATCGGACTGCGATGGCATCTTGCCGACCTCGGCCGCCTCGACGGCGATGAACTCGCCGCGACGGGCAGCGAAGATGTCCGCGGCTCGGTGGAGGATCTCGGCGCGACCGGCGGCGCCGAGGGCCCGCCAGTCGGCAGCGGCGGCGCGACCGCGGGCGATCATCTCATCGAGTGCGTCCGTGGATTCGACCTTGGGCGCGTTCGGACGGTCGTCGAGGTAGCCGGGGGCGGTCGCCTCGGCGATGATTGTGCGCACCCACTCCTGGTTGGCCGGAAGGGACGGGTCGGTGTCGGGTTCATTGAAGAACCGGGTCGGCACCACGGTCTCGCCGAGAGTTTCGGTCGACCGGTTCTGGTGGCGGTTCGGGGCCGGTGCGGTCTCGCCCTCGGCGTCGAGGATCGATTCGAGCTGGTTGACCGATGCGGTGAATCGGTCGGCTTCGCGCTTGAACACGTCGTTGCCGTTGGCGAGGTCGAAGATTCCGGACATGAAGTTCTCGGACGCAGAGTTCTCTTCAAGCCTGCGCACGAGGTAGGAGATCGCGACGTCGAACTCCTTCGGATGCACGGCCGGAACGTAAAGGAGGAGGTCTCCGACGTCCTCGGTCACGGCGGCGGCCTGCTCGCTGGCCATGCCCTGGAGCATCTCGAACTCGACGCGGTCGGTCACCGCGCGTTCGACGGAGAGGTGGTGAGCGAAGGCGATGTCGAAGAGGTTGTGGCCGGCCACACCGATGCGCAGCCCCTTCATCCGCTCCGGGGTGAACAGCCAGTGCAGGACCCGCTTGTAGTTCGCATCCGTGGACTGCTTCGAATCGCACGTCGTGGCAGGCCAACCCGCGATCTCGGCATGCACCGTCTCCATCGCGAGGTTCGCGCCCTTGACGAGGCGGACCTTGATCCCGACCCCGCCGTTCTCGACGCGACGGGAAGCGAATTCGCTCAGCCGCTGCACGGCGCCGAGCGCATCGGGCTGGTAGGCCTGGATGACGATTCCGGCCTCGAGATCCTTGAACTCCGGTTCGGAGAGCAGGCGCGTGAATACCGCGATCGTCAGTTCGAGGTCCTGGTACTCCTCCATATCGAGGTTGACGAACTTCGCACCGGTCGGGGCTTTCGCGGCCTGCTGGTAGAGCGGACGGAGGCGGTCGACGACATAGTCGACGGTCTCGTCGAAGGCCCACATCGAGATCTGCGAGGCCACCGAGGAGACCTTCACCGACACATAGTCGACATCGTCGCGGGCGAGCAGCCGGTGGGTCTGCTCCAGGTGGTTGTCGGCTTCGCCGTCACCGAGCACGGCCTCGCCGAGGAGGTTGATGTTGAGCCGGTGACCGTCGGCGGTGAGCGCGGCGACGGTCTTGCCGAACTGCTTGTCCCGGGCGTCGACGACCATATGCCCGACCATCTGACGCAGACGAGTGCGGGCGGCGGGCACGACGACCTGCGGGGCGATCTTGGCCAGTGCGGCACCGGCCTTGATCTGCGCGCGGTCGAGGTACGACATCGTCTCAGGGGCGAGCTTGCCGACCTCGGCCAGCGCGTCGGCGGCGGCGTGGACATCGTCAGTGCGCACGACCCGATCGACGAACCCGACAGTGAAGTCGAGGCCGTTGTCGTCGGAGAGGACGGCGGAGAGGCGTTCGGCCGCGGGGTTCTTCGCCGTGGTCATCGACGTCGACACTCGCAGCCACCGGCGGACGGTGTCGATCGACTGGGCGGTGAGCGTGGCGAGGTCGGTTTCGGTGTGCAGCAACTGTGCTCCTTCGGTGCTCGGATTCGGTGCTCTCACGTATCGGCGCTGACCGTGGAGCCGGGGTGTGAGATCAGTATGCGCCGCCGAAATCCGGGGGTGAAGAGATGGAGTGGAACGCTGAGAATGTTTGAGTCAGAAGTCCTAAGATAGAGGGATGTATTCCGCTGAGTTCCGTCGTGACGCGGTGTCGCTGCTGACGACGTCGACCCTCGCCGAGGCGTCCGCGCGCACGGGTGCATCACCGTCGACCCTGCGTCGTTGGGCGAACCGATCCGACCTTGAGGATCGCCCCCGCAGCGGTCGCCCGCCGATCCAGGAGACTGCCGACCGGGTCGTCGAGGCTCTCGTCGCGACCGCGGGGGCCCGGATCTCCGGGCGAGACTATTCGACCCGTGCTCTGTCCGAGGCGACGGGGCTGAGTCAGAGCATCGTCTCTCGGTCGGTGAGGGCGCTGACGATCCCCGTCACCGAGGTGTCCGGCGGCTCCGAGCTCGTCCTCGCTGCCAGCGGGTTTCCCCTCGTCATCGTCGGTGTTCGCAGAATCGATGCAGGTGGAGCAGGTAGTCGTGAGGAGTCCGCGACGATCGTGCCGCCTCGGCGGGTCCAGCGACGCATCGCCGGAATCACCGCGGCCCTGCGGATTGCGGGAGTCGGGCGGTGGGCACAGCGCTTCGACAGCGAGCATCGGCAGGTGCCCACCGCCGAACTGCTCGGCCTGCTCGACGGTGACGGTGACTTCCTCGTCTTCGACCCCCTCGGTGAGGTTCCTGACGACCTCTCCGACGGGGCTGGAGCCCGGGTGGCGGTGTGCGCGGATTTCGACGATTTCGTCAGCGCACTCAAGAGCCGCCTCGGCGAGTGTCAGGACATTCCCGGGTCCCTGCTCGATCTGGTGGCCGACCGCGTTCGGCACGGACTCGAAGGAGTGCTGTGGCGGGAATCGGTCCCCTACGAGCCGCAGAGAACTTCCATCACTTCTGACTCAATGGAGATCTCGTCGTGGCTGCCGAAAGAGACGCGGTCGATCACCGAACACCTGGCGATCGCGCTGCGTGAGGAGATCATCGATTCCGGATACGAACCCGGCGATCGGATCAATCCGCGCCTGCTGTCGCGTCGCATGCAGGTGCCCAGGGCCTCGGTCGACGCGGCGCTGCGACGGATGGTCGATGACAAACTCCTCGACGGTTCTCGTGGCGGTGCACGGATCCCCTTGATCACGACGGTCGATGTGCTCGACCTCTATGCCGCGCGCATGGCCATCGGGGAGGTCGTGCTCCGCTCCTTGGCCCTGCGTCCGCAGCGCTACCTCGTGCCCGTGCAGCTGGCTCTGCGGCAGGTCGAGGCCTCGGCGCCGACGCGCAGCGGAATCGACGTCGAGGACGCCGACCTCCATTTCCAGCAGGAGCTGGCCCGGGCATCGGGGCTGCGGGAATCGGCGCGTGCCTTCGAGGCCCTGACTCTGCGGCTGCGTCTGTTCATCTCCATTCTGCAGCTCGACTATTCTCCGGCCAGCGACCGCATCGTCAGCGACGACCGTGCCATGTTCAGCGCGTTGAGCCGGGCGGACGCGAAGATGGCGATCGAGGTCTGGCGCGGCAAGGTCGACAATGCGGTGAGGCATATGGCCGGTCTGCTCGGCAGGCGGCGCTTCGACCAGGAGCTGTGGACTCAGCTGACCCGCAGCCTCGGCTGAGCACGGAAGCCGGGAGCCGCCTCGGCGGGGGTCGTGGTCTATATTTGTGCCGTGGAGACTTTGGTTGTGGGCGTGGCCGGCGGAACCGGCAGCGGGAAGACGACGTTGACTCAGGCGCTGTTGGACAAGTGCGAGGGGCCGCCGTCGGTGCTTTTCCACGACAACTACTACAAACGGCGCGACGAACTCACCTATGCGGAGCGCGAGAAGGTCAACTACGACGATCTCGACGCCTTCGACAACGACCTCTTCGTCGACCACCTCACTGCGCTGCGGAACTCGCAGGCGGTCGACAGCCCGGTCTACGACTTCTCGATCCACAACCGCAGCGATGAGACGACGCGAGTCGAGCCCGCACCCGTCATCATCGTCGAAGGTATCCTCATCTTCGCCGAACCGCGGATCTGCCAGCTGCTCGACATCAAGCTCTTCGTCGACACCGATGCCGATGTGCGCCTGCTGCGCCGGATCAAACGCGATGTCGTCGACCGCGGGCGAACCCTGCAGTCGGTGGAGGACCAATATCTGGGCACGGTCAAGCCGATGCACGAACTCTACGTCGAGCCGTCGAAGCGCAATGCCGACCTCATCATCCCCGACGGCGGCCACAACATCGTCGCCATGGACATGATCCTCAACCGCATCCAGCGCGGAGTCGGCTGAGCCCGAAACGGAGTCGGCTGAGCCCGAAACGGAGGCGGCTGAGCCGGGAACAGTTCGTGACCTGCGCGAACGGTCTTCTTCGGGGGCGGTTGCGAAGTCGTGTCAGTGCCGCTGGGTACTGTCTTCATATGGACGTCGACCCCGCACGGGAACCAGCGTCGGTTCCGGATCCGCTGACCGAGATCACTCGGATCGGTGACTTCCTGCGCGCACTCGACCCGGGCGACACCGAGGCCGAGACGCTGGAGCGGATCACAGCGCTCGAAGAACTCAAGTCTGCTGTCGCCGCCGCACAGGCGAAAGAGACAGTGGCTTTCGAGACACTGCGCATCGAGCGGGACCGGCTCAACCGGGTGCCCGCGCTCGACTGCGGAAAGCGCGCCGGTGACGAGGTCGGGCTGGCGAAGAAGGTCTCGCCCGGATCGGGCCGGAAGTTCCTCAGCACTGCCCGCTCGATCGTCACGGGCATGCCCAATACCTTCAAAGCTCTGGCCGGCGGGGAGATCTCCGAGGACAAGGTGCGCATCTTGGTCGATGAGACCGCGGTCCTCGTCGCTGCCGATCGGCGCACGGTCGATATGCGGATGAAGCGGAGTCTGGGGCCGTCCGGGCTGCGGAGCCTGCGCGCCGAAGTGCGTGCGCTCAGTGCGGAGATGGACGCCGAGGCGGCCGCGAAGAGGGCAGCGAAAGCGAAGTCCAATCGTCGAGTGAACATGACCGTGATCGATGACGGGATCGCCAGGATCTCCGCGATCCTGCCGCTGACGCGGGCCGTCGCCGCCTATGAGAGCCTCCGGGCCGGCGCTGAGACGATCACTGCTGCCGGTGATGCCGGCGGACGGAACCGCCAGCAGGTCATCGCCGATACGTTCGTCGAACGGCTGAGCGGGCAGGCGAGCGCAACGGCGGTGCCCGCGGAGATCCATCTGCTCGTCGACACCGAATCTCTGCTCTCCGACGGACTCGTTCCGGCCTGGCTTCCGGGGTACGGGCCGCTGCCGGCGAAGACGGACCGAGAGTTCATCGCCGCGAACGAAGCACAGATGTTCATCAGCCGGATCTTCACCCGCCCCGAGGAT
Protein-coding regions in this window:
- the udk gene encoding uridine kinase → METLVVGVAGGTGSGKTTLTQALLDKCEGPPSVLFHDNYYKRRDELTYAEREKVNYDDLDAFDNDLFVDHLTALRNSQAVDSPVYDFSIHNRSDETTRVEPAPVIIVEGILIFAEPRICQLLDIKLFVDTDADVRLLRRIKRDVVDRGRTLQSVEDQYLGTVKPMHELYVEPSKRNADLIIPDGGHNIVAMDMILNRIQRGVG
- a CDS encoding aromatic acid/H+ symport family MFS transporter, giving the protein MSAPSPSASTTGFASAGRWPAVLCWLAVALEGFDLVVLGAVIPELLATEALGFTPEAATMVATLSLVGVGLGAVSVGPVVDRIGRRWAIIGCVIGFSVFTLLVAFAPNVALFTICRFIAGLFLGAVMPSALAYISEYNKSGKTGKATTLTMTGYHAGAVAISLLAVAYSHNWHLLFLAGGIAGLVMVPLLIWKLPESEVFLIAQELKRNPAAAQAVDADAADPAGSVDGTVDAQVKTGMAGLFAGKLALVTIGVWAASFMGLLLVYGLNTWLPKIMADAGYEVSDSLVMLFVMNIGAVVGLVLAGWLADKHGTKKIVLMWFVLAAIFLAALSIPMTSQVLLNLAVFITGVFVFSAQVLVYAFVSAVYPPQARGTALGMASGIGRIGAIVGPFITGALVTAGIAYPWGFYLFAVVALFGFAAMAIVPRSVR
- a CDS encoding ExeM/NucH family extracellular endonuclease, giving the protein MKVTTTLSSAAALSLVAGLSLPLAPTPAVAADAAADGIHISEIAYTLETDFIEIAADPGTDVSGWTFGSVTRGGSVYAQENTITAPEDTTVGDSGAVAIDVPVTNSVKAGSAADGEYGSSAFVIDDDGELVDFQQIGGVVGGKGVTGAKNVYTPAPVVGQEAEPTGATAAGGQSIQLTDDAWTSAAPTPNALPDGDGGDLDPDGVTPIADIQGTGDASPVQGKTVTTRGVVTAAYPEGGLNGYYIQTPGTGGAGADDATPGASDGIFVYSPDTVADISIDDHVEVTGTVSEHYGQTQISVSASGFETVDEPAEAVKPVEDAFPAGDEKRESLEGMLVQPSESLTVADNYNTNTYGEVVLATGEGTLPQPTDVHRPGTPEAKALETENLDREVVLDDGATVNFLKADKDIPLPYLSQEDPVRVGAQATFTSPVVLGFDHEKWRFQPTTRLTGANAEAVQPTTFTDTRTDAPEAVGGQVSLASFNVLNYFTTTGDQLSGCQYYDDRNGDHITVRGGCDARGAANAESLKRQETKIVTAINKLDTSVVSLMEIENSAAFGKDRDDALATLVRRLNEAAGTQKWDFVESPSAVPSDEDVIRTALIYQPAEVAPQNESTILDDQDAFSNAREPLSQAFAPKDDSGEVEKDKTFVTIANHFKSKGSGSGPGNEDSGDGQGASNADRVKQAESLVGFAGDQQEAADSDLVYLLGDFNSYTQEDPMQVFYEAGYKDIAAEKTDESTYVYGSRTGSLDHVLALDASDAGNDAGTDPSAFDSVTGADVWNINSVESLALEYSRFNYNIANLYAPDQFRASDHDPVVVGLFDSSDEGGDDDADGSDEADAGDNADGAGDDANADGSSDHPGGKNAGKNGNHWGSRDGDHPGGKNAGKNGRHNGW
- a CDS encoding FCD domain-containing protein, producing MYSAEFRRDAVSLLTTSTLAEASARTGASPSTLRRWANRSDLEDRPRSGRPPIQETADRVVEALVATAGARISGRDYSTRALSEATGLSQSIVSRSVRALTIPVTEVSGGSELVLAASGFPLVIVGVRRIDAGGAGSREESATIVPPRRVQRRIAGITAALRIAGVGRWAQRFDSEHRQVPTAELLGLLDGDGDFLVFDPLGEVPDDLSDGAGARVAVCADFDDFVSALKSRLGECQDIPGSLLDLVADRVRHGLEGVLWRESVPYEPQRTSITSDSMEISSWLPKETRSITEHLAIALREEIIDSGYEPGDRINPRLLSRRMQVPRASVDAALRRMVDDKLLDGSRGGARIPLITTVDVLDLYAARMAIGEVVLRSLALRPQRYLVPVQLALRQVEASAPTRSGIDVEDADLHFQQELARASGLRESARAFEALTLRLRLFISILQLDYSPASDRIVSDDRAMFSALSRADAKMAIEVWRGKVDNAVRHMAGLLGRRRFDQELWTQLTRSLG
- a CDS encoding HNH endonuclease signature motif containing protein gives rise to the protein MDVDPAREPASVPDPLTEITRIGDFLRALDPGDTEAETLERITALEELKSAVAAAQAKETVAFETLRIERDRLNRVPALDCGKRAGDEVGLAKKVSPGSGRKFLSTARSIVTGMPNTFKALAGGEISEDKVRILVDETAVLVAADRRTVDMRMKRSLGPSGLRSLRAEVRALSAEMDAEAAAKRAAKAKSNRRVNMTVIDDGIARISAILPLTRAVAAYESLRAGAETITAAGDAGGRNRQQVIADTFVERLSGQASATAVPAEIHLLVDTESLLSDGLVPAWLPGYGPLPAKTDREFIAANEAQMFISRIFTRPEDGQLVGMDAKSREFTGRLRQMITFRDDVCRTPWCDAPIRHADHAQPVAAGGETTWENGSGLCASCNYAKEHPGWTHEATADGLRVTTPSGRSYEVATPAVVRRIRFPRPVSVSEPGGSPPGSDWQQLFSRILEPDREEARRAAREDSRATVAAEEVGTDEPQASAQPEERPPRYCTRAEKIADWRRRNAHRRPSSKDCGGSMVEHQLVQVVFGPD
- a CDS encoding bifunctional proline dehydrogenase/L-glutamate gamma-semialdehyde dehydrogenase; amino-acid sequence: MLHTETDLATLTAQSIDTVRRWLRVSTSMTTAKNPAAERLSAVLSDDNGLDFTVGFVDRVVRTDDVHAAADALAEVGKLAPETMSYLDRAQIKAGAALAKIAPQVVVPAARTRLRQMVGHMVVDARDKQFGKTVAALTADGHRLNINLLGEAVLGDGEADNHLEQTHRLLARDDVDYVSVKVSSVASQISMWAFDETVDYVVDRLRPLYQQAAKAPTGAKFVNLDMEEYQDLELTIAVFTRLLSEPEFKDLEAGIVIQAYQPDALGAVQRLSEFASRRVENGGVGIKVRLVKGANLAMETVHAEIAGWPATTCDSKQSTDANYKRVLHWLFTPERMKGLRIGVAGHNLFDIAFAHHLSVERAVTDRVEFEMLQGMASEQAAAVTEDVGDLLLYVPAVHPKEFDVAISYLVRRLEENSASENFMSGIFDLANGNDVFKREADRFTASVNQLESILDAEGETAPAPNRHQNRSTETLGETVVPTRFFNEPDTDPSLPANQEWVRTIIAEATAPGYLDDRPNAPKVESTDALDEMIARGRAAAADWRALGAAGRAEILHRAADIFAARRGEFIAVEAAEVGKMPSQSDPEVSEAIDFIRYYALNSLELDNLEGAEFTPDEMVVITPPWNFPVAIPTGGTVAALAAGSAVIHKPSKPTPHCSALIVDCLWQAGVPKDVLQLCAPVERELGQHLVSHPDVDRVILTGASETAAMFKSFRPELHVNAETSGKNALVITPAADRDLAMADLVYSAFGHAGQKCSAASLGIMVGSTYDSERYRRQLVDAASSMVVDWPSNLASTMGPLTEDPSDKLRRALTTLEPGESWLLEPKQLDDSGRLWSPGIKDGVKPGSFFHLTEVFGPVLGLMHAKDLDEAIEFQNAVDFGLTGGIHSLDPEEVATWLDRVEVGNAYVNRGITGAIVRRQSFGGWKQSSVGLGSKAGGPNYLMLFGHFADAGNQDLEAAKADDKRWFEAEFGAAKDHTGLRAEANIFRYRPRPVTLRVTAEASLFDLERSLHAAATVDSPVQLSVAEDVAAEVKIAVTNAGVPARTESAAEFAEMVGQGRYDDTVGARIRVLGRFEDELLAAAAPRPEVAIIDEPVTTSGRVELRYYVQEQAVSMTLHRFGNPSRDFHELAATLTS